The following are from one region of the Streptomyces tuirus genome:
- a CDS encoding Gfo/Idh/MocA family protein codes for MGQPQAESEGTEAGKPPLRVGMVGYAFMGAAHSQGWRTAGRVFDLPLDPVQAVICGRDAAAVRAAADRHGWASTENDWRALIERDDVDLVDICTPGDSHAEIALAALAAGKHVLCEKPLANSVEEATSMALAAEEAHARGQVAMVGFNYRRVPATAQARRMVAQGRLGRLRHVRVTYLQDWLVDPQFPLTWRLRREQAGSGSLGDLGAHIVDLAQYLVGEPLAGVSALTETFVRERPLPTGATSGLSAVTSAGTGQVTVDDAALFTARFPSGALASFEATRYATGRKNALRIELNGERGSLAFDLERLNELSFHDATEPGAEAGFRRILVTEPDHPYLDAWWPPGHGLGYEHTFVHQARDLVHAIAEGRRPEPSFADGLQVQRVLAAVEESAEKNSVYTPIAV; via the coding sequence ATGGGACAGCCGCAAGCGGAGTCAGAAGGGACCGAGGCAGGGAAACCACCCCTGCGCGTGGGGATGGTGGGCTACGCCTTCATGGGCGCCGCCCACTCCCAGGGCTGGCGCACCGCGGGCCGCGTCTTCGACCTGCCGCTGGACCCCGTACAGGCCGTGATCTGCGGCCGGGACGCCGCGGCCGTCCGCGCGGCGGCCGACCGGCACGGCTGGGCCTCCACCGAGAACGACTGGCGGGCCCTGATCGAACGGGACGACGTCGACCTCGTCGACATCTGCACCCCCGGCGACAGCCACGCCGAGATCGCCCTGGCCGCTCTGGCCGCGGGCAAGCACGTCCTGTGCGAGAAGCCCCTCGCCAACTCCGTCGAGGAAGCCACCTCGATGGCGCTGGCGGCCGAAGAGGCCCACGCCCGCGGCCAGGTGGCGATGGTCGGCTTCAACTACCGCCGGGTCCCCGCCACCGCCCAGGCCCGCCGCATGGTCGCCCAGGGCCGTCTGGGCAGGCTGCGGCACGTGCGCGTGACGTACCTCCAGGACTGGCTGGTCGACCCCCAGTTCCCGCTGACCTGGCGGCTGCGCAGGGAGCAGGCGGGCTCGGGCTCGCTCGGCGACCTGGGCGCGCACATCGTCGACCTCGCCCAGTACCTGGTGGGGGAGCCGCTGGCGGGCGTCTCCGCGCTGACGGAGACCTTCGTGAGGGAACGGCCCCTGCCCACCGGCGCCACGAGCGGGCTGTCCGCCGTCACATCCGCCGGCACCGGGCAGGTCACCGTGGACGACGCCGCGCTGTTCACGGCCCGCTTCCCCTCCGGCGCCCTCGCCTCCTTCGAGGCCACCCGCTACGCCACCGGCCGCAAGAACGCCCTGCGCATCGAACTCAACGGGGAGCGCGGCTCGCTCGCCTTCGACCTGGAACGGCTCAACGAGCTGTCCTTCCACGACGCCACCGAGCCCGGCGCTGAGGCCGGATTCCGGCGGATCCTCGTCACCGAACCCGACCACCCCTACCTGGACGCCTGGTGGCCGCCGGGCCACGGCCTCGGCTACGAGCACACCTTCGTCCACCAGGCCCGCGACCTCGTCCACGCCATCGCCGAGGGCCGCCGCCCCGAACCCTCCTTCGCCGACGGGCTGCAGGTGCAGCGCGTGCTCGCGGCGGTCGAGGAGAGCGCCGAGAAGAACTCCGTCTACACGCCGATCGCGGTCTGA